One Helianthus annuus cultivar XRQ/B chromosome 7, HanXRQr2.0-SUNRISE, whole genome shotgun sequence genomic region harbors:
- the LOC110913287 gene encoding proline-rich protein 36-like — MDADVPLADDPVVPLAGVPAVMPIADPVIPVEAPIEEDPFDLFGAHSFESVAYASLHAQSVQLHSSDSDSDMAMSVAPHDDDPEPAVALEPVDAPDPALEHDPIHADAPAIAPLVDDIPVDDHPVVVPLLEDEHAVDAQVDAPHIADIPVEPVVVAPLPDLVPLEPDHALFATHVDPRYAHTRNGWIDDDDEYPPFVVPVTPVPALVSVPPEVPMHPVHTTGVHHTDLPVMFRQITPPSCPGEGSSTHPFGHVPTSVPVIPQFSSVVPPVPPFTVPPFTPASEPFLWTSPPIMPPSDPYHPFHMGYSVEDILMSFVVQQEALTRRVQELERAQRPPCQCPPHPAVSHPPRPLSPDSAARFWTQEH, encoded by the coding sequence ATGGACGCCGATGTTCCTCTGGCTGACGATCCCGTTGTTCCTTTGGCTGGAGTTCCTGCTGTTATGCCCATTGCTGATCCTGTCATTCCTGTCGAGGCTCCCATTGAGGAGGATCCTTTTGATCTGTTTGGTGCTCACTCCTTCGAGTCAGTAGCGTACGCTTCACTACACGCCCAGAGCGTACAGCTCCATTCATCTGATTCCGACTCAgacatggcgatgtctgttgcaccTCACGAtgatgacccagagcctgctGTGGCCCTTGAGCCAGTTGACGCTCCTGACCCCGCGttggagcatgaccctattcatgccgatgcacctgcgaTTGCCCCTTTGGTTGATGATATACCTGTCGATGATCACCCTGTTGTTGTTCCACTATTGGAGGATGAGCATGCCGTTGATGCTCAGGTTGATGCCCCCCACATTGCTGATATACCCGTTGAGCCTGTTGTTGTCGCTCCTCTTCCTGACCTTGTTCCTTTGGAGCCCGACCATGCACTCTTTGCGACTCATGTTGACCCCCGTTATGCGCACACCCGGAATGGGtggattgatgatgatgatgagtacCCGCCTTTTGTGGTACCAGTTACACCCGTTCCAGCCCTTGTGTCAGTTCCTCCTGAGGTTCCTATGCATCCCGTTCATACTACCGGTGTTCACCACACCGACTTACCTGTTATGTTCCGTCAAATTACTCCGCCATCGTGCCCGGGAGAGGGTTCCTCGACTCACCCCTTCGGTCATGTGCCGACATCTGTCCCGGTCATACCACAGTTTTCTTCTGTTGTTCCCCCTGTTCCACCATTTACTGTGCCACCTTTTACTCCAGCTAGTGAGCCTTTTCTTTGGACGTCACCACCCATCATGCCACCATCCGATCCCTATCATCCTTTTCATATGGGATATTCTGTTGAGGACATTCTCATGTCATTCGTAGTCCAGCAGGAGGCACTTACGCGACGCgtacaggagctcgagagagcacAGCGACCCCCTTGCCAGTGCCCTCCTCATCCTGCGGTATCGCATCCCCCTCGACCGTTATCACCAGACTCTGCTGCACGTTTTTGGACTCAGGAGCATTAG